A stretch of the Malus sylvestris chromosome 10, drMalSylv7.2, whole genome shotgun sequence genome encodes the following:
- the LOC126584692 gene encoding probable E3 ubiquitin ligase SUD1 isoform X2, giving the protein MEITPSPPPSADRDVPTDTVKTSSSQENEASAVAATVKYDDEEEEEDVCRICRNTGDADNPLRYPCACSGSIKFVHQDCLLQWLNHSNARQCEVCKHAFSFSPVYAENAPARLPFQEFVVGMAMKTCHVLQFLLRLSFVLSVWLLIIPFITFWIWRLALVRSFGEAQRLFLSHLSTTVILTDCLHGFLLSASIVFIFLGATSLRDYFRHLRELGGQDADREDEGEGNGARAARRAPGQANRNFVGDVNGEDAGAHGIAGAGQMIRRNAENVAARWEMQAARLEAHVEQMFDGLDDADGAEDVPFDELVGMQGPVFHLVENAFTVLASNMIFLGVVIFVPFSIGRIILYHLFWILSTATGPVLSTVMPLTESALSLANVTLKNAVTAVTNVSSESQQSGMVGQVEEILKANMSGLNEVSNNVSSPLSADFLKGATLGTSRLSDVTTLAVGYMFVFSLVFFYLGIVALIQYTRGESLTMGRFYGIASMAETISSLFRQFLAAMRHLMTMIKVAFLLVLELGVFPLMCGWWLDVCTIRMFGKSMSHRVQFFSASPLASSLVHWVVGIIYMLQISIFVSLLRGVLRNGVLYFLRDPADPNYNPFRDLIDDPVHKHARRVLLSVVVYGSLIVMLVFLPVKLAMRMAPSIFPLDILVSDPFSEIPADMLLFQICIPFATEHFKLRTTIKSLLCYWFTTVGWALGLTDFLLPRSEDNGAQENGNAEPGRQDRVQVQLGVQDQALVALPGADDPNGVILASGDSNVAEEYDTDEQSDSEYSFVLRIVLLLVVAWMTLLVFNSALIVVPTSLGRAIFNVIPFLPITHGIKCNDLYAFIIGSYIIWTAVAGIRYSIEHIRTKRVAVLLGQIFKWCAIVVKSSVLLSIWIFVIPVLIGLLFELLVIVPMRVPVDESPVFLLYQDWALGLIFLKIWTRLVMLDHMMPLMDETWRVKFERVREDGFSRLQGLWVLREIVFPIIMKLLTALCVPYVLARGLFPVLGYPLVVNSAVYRFAWLGCLCFSLLCFCARRFHVWFTNLHNSIRDDRYLIGRRLHNFGEAVEEKQNEAGTSSEVQDSNYETNGLIRYDREVDIGLRLRRVNQVDD; this is encoded by the exons ATGGAGATCACCCCGTCCCCGCCGCCGTCCGCTGACCGGGACGTCCCAACCGACACCGTCAAGACGTCGTCGTCTCAGGAGAACGAAGCGAGCGCCGTGGCGGCGACGGTCAAGTACGACgatgaggaagaggaggaggacgtGTGCCGGATCTGTAGAAACACGGGCGACGCCGATAACCCGCTGCGGTACCCGTGCGCTTGTAGCGGAAGCATCAAGTTTGTGCACCAGGATTGCCTCCTGCAGTGGCTTAATCACAGCAATGCTCGCCAATGCGAG GTTTGCAAGCATGCATTTTCCTTCTCTCCTGTATATGCTGAGAATGCCCCTGCAAGGCTTCCTTTTCAAGAGTTTGTAGTTGGGATGGCAATGAAAACTTGCCATGTTCTGCAATTCCTTCTGCGGCTTAGTTTTGTGCTTTCTGTTTGGCTTCTCATTATTCCTTTTATCACATTTTGGATATGGCGGTTGGCTCTTGTGAGGAGTTTTGGTGAAGCCCAGAGATTATTCCTTAGTCATTTATCCACTACAGTCATCCTTACCGATTGTCTGCATGGGTTCCTACTTTCTGCTAGCattgtgtttatttttcttgGGGCCACTTCTCTGAGGGATTACTTCAGGCATTTACGTGAGCTTGGAGGACAGGATGCTGACAGAGAAGATGAAGGGGAAGGAAATGGTGCCCGTGCTGCAAGGAGAGCTCCTGGACAAGCTAACAGGAACTTTGTTGGTGATGTGAATGGGGAAGATGCTGGAGCACATGGGATTGCTGGAGCAGGTCAAATGATTAGGAGGAATGCAGAAAATGTTGCTGCTCGGTGGGAGATGCAGGCAGCTCGTCTTGAAGCTCATGTGGAGCAGATGTTTGATGGTCTGGATGATGCTGATGGCGCCGAGGATGTACCGTTTGATGAGCTTGTGGGCATGCAGGGACCTGTATTTCATTTAGTTGAAAATGCGTTCACT GTTCTGGCCAGCaatatgatattccttggtgtagtAATCTTTGTGCCTTTCTCAATAGGTCGGATTATACTCTATCATTTGTTTTGGATTTTGTCCACTGCTACTGGTCCAGTATTGTCAACAGTCATGCCACTTACAGAATCAGCCCTTTCCTTAGCAAATGTAACATTGAAGAATGCAGTAACAGCTGTAACGAATGTATCATCTGAAAGCCAACAAAGTGGTATGGTAGGACAGGTTGAAGAGATCCTGAAAGCAAACATGAGTGGACTAAATGAGGTTTCAAACAATGTAAGCTCGCCACTATCAGCAGACTTCTTGAAAGGGGCAACACTTGGGACATCAAGGCTGTCTGATGTGACAACTCTTGCTGTTGGATACATGTTTGTGTTCTCCCTAGTGTTCTTCTACCTGGGCATTGTTGCTTTGATTCAGTACACTAGGGGTGAATCATTGACTATGGGAAGGTTCTATGGTATTGCTTCTATGGCAGAGACAATTTCATCTCTCTTCAGGCAGTTCCTGGCAGCAATGAGGCATTTGATGACTATGATTAAGGTTGCTTTTCTTCTAGTCCTTGAACTGGGGGTATTTCCCTTGATGTGTGGATGGTGGCTAGATGTTTGTACTATAAGGATGTTCGGGAAGTCCATGTCTCACAGGGTTCAATTCTTCTCAGCTTCTCCCTTAGCCAGTTCATTGGTCCATTGGGTGGTTGGAATTATATACATGCTACAAATAAGCATATTTGTCAGTCTTCTTCGAGGG GTCCTGCGTAATGGAGTTCTTTATTTCCTTAGAGATCCAGCTGATCCTAACTATAATCCATTCCGTGATCTTATTGACGATCCGGTGCACAAACATGCTCGCAGGGTCCTCTTATCTGTTGTGGTGTATGGGAGTTTAATTGTGATGCTGGTGTTTTTACCGGTTAAACTAGCTATGCGGATGGCACCTTCCATTTTCCCTCTTGACATCTT GGTGTCCgacccatttagtgaaattcctgcAGACATGCTTCTTTTTCAAATATGCATTCCATTCGCCACTGAGCATTTCAAATTACGGACAACGATTAAATCCCTCCTCTGTTATTGGTTTACAACAGTTGGCTGGGCTCTTGGTTTAACTGATTTCTTACTGCCCAGATCTGAGGACAATGGTGCACAGGAAAATGGAAATGCAGAGCCAGGAAGACAGGATAGAGTACAGGTTCAACTGGGGGTACAGGATCAGGCTTTGGTGGCACTTCCAGGTGCTGATGATCCAAATGGAGTTATTCTTGCATCAGGAGACTCAAATGTCGCAGAAGAGTATGATACGGATGAACAATCTGATTCTGA GTACAGCTTTGTGCTTCGCATTGTACTTTTGTTGGTGGTGGCTTGGATGACGTTACTTGTCTTCAACTCTGCCTTGATAGTCGTACCAACCTCACTTGGAAGGGCAATTTTCAATGTCATTCCTTTTCTccctataacacatggaatcAAGTGCAATG ATTTGTATGCTTTCATCATTGGAAGCTACATAATATGGACTGCTGTAGCCGGAATTAGATATTCCATCGAGCATATTAGAACCAAAAGGGTTGCAGTTCTGTTGGGCCAGATCTTCAAGTGGTGTGCCATTGTTGTCAAGAGTTCTGTGCTTTTGTCAATATGG ATTTTTGTCATTCCAGTATTGATTGGGCTGCTTTTTGAGCTTTTGGTGATCGTTCCAATGCGTGTGCCTGTTGATGAGAGCCCGGTATTCCTGCTTTACCAGGACTGGGCTTTAGGCCTTATTTTTCTCAAGATATGGACCAGACTG GTTATGTTGGATCACATGATGCCACTGATGGATGAAACCTGGCGAGTAAAGTTTGAAAGGGTGAGGGAAGACGGGTTCTCCAGGCTGCAAGGTCTTTGGGTGCTTCGTGAAATCGTATTCCCAATCATTATGAAGTTGTTGACTGCCCTGTGCGTGCCTTATGTACTTGCCAGAGGGCTATTTCCTGTTCTCGGTTACCCATTAGTGGTGAACTCAGCAGTTTATCGGTTTGCCTGGCTGGGATGCCTTTGCTTTAGCCTGTTGTGCTTTTGCGCCAGGAGATTCCATGTCTGGTTCACAAACCTTCACAACTCAATACGTGATGACCGGTACCTAATTGGTCGAAGGCTTCATAACTTTGGGGAAGCCGTCGAAGAGAAGCAAAACGAAGCAGGGACATCCTCGGAAGTGCAGGACTCTAACTACGAGACCAACGGGTTAATCCGATACGACCGAGAAGTTGATATAGGACTCCGACTAAGGCGTGTTAACCAAGTCGATGACTAA
- the LOC126584692 gene encoding probable E3 ubiquitin ligase SUD1 isoform X3 — translation MEITPSPPPSADRDVPTDTVKTSSSQENEASAVAATVKYDDEEEEEDVCRICRNTGDADNPLRYPCACSGSIKFVHQDCLLQWLNHSNARQCEVCKHAFSFSPVYAENAPARLPFQEFVVGMAMKTCHVLQFLLRLSFVLSVWLLIIPFITFWIWRLALVRSFGEAQRLFLSHLSTTVILTDCLHGFLLSASIVFIFLGATSLRDYFRHLRELGGQDADREDEGEGNGARAARRAPGQANRNFVGDVNGEDAGAHGIAGAGQMIRRNAENVAARWEMQAARLEAHVEQMFDGLDDADGAEDVPFDELVGMQGPVFHLVENAFTVLASNMIFLGVVIFVPFSIGRIILYHLFWILSTATGPVLSTVMPLTESALSLANVTLKNAVTAVTNVSSESQQSGMVGQVEEILKANMSGLNEVSNNVSSPLSADFLKGATLGTSRLSDVTTLAVGYMFVFSLVFFYLGIVALIQYTRGESLTMGRFYGIASMAETISSLFRQFLAAMRHLMTMIKVAFLLVLELGVFPLMCGWWLDVCTIRMFGKSMSHRVQFFSASPLASSLVHWVVGIIYMLQISIFVSLLRGVLRNGVLYFLRDPADPNYNPFRDLIDDPVHKHARRVLLSVVVYGSLIVMLVFLPVKLAMRMAPSIFPLDILVSDPFSEIPADMLLFQICIPFATEHFKLRTTIKSLLCYWFTTVGWALGLTDFLLPRSEDNGAQENGNAEPGRQDRVQVQLGVQDQALVALPGADDPNGVILASGDSNVAEEYDTDEQSDSDFVLRIVLLLVVAWMTLLVFNSALIVVPTSLGRAIFNVIPFLPITHGIKCNDLYAFIIGSYIIWTAVAGIRYSIEHIRTKRVAVLLGQIFKWCAIVVKSSVLLSIWIFVIPVLIGLLFELLVIVPMRVPVDESPVFLLYQDWALGLIFLKIWTRLVMLDHMMPLMDETWRVKFERVREDGFSRLQGLWVLREIVFPIIMKLLTALCVPYVLARGLFPVLGYPLVVNSAVYRFAWLGCLCFSLLCFCARRFHVWFTNLHNSIRDDRYLIGRRLHNFGEAVEEKQNEAGTSSEVQDSNYETNGLIRYDREVDIGLRLRRVNQVDD, via the exons ATGGAGATCACCCCGTCCCCGCCGCCGTCCGCTGACCGGGACGTCCCAACCGACACCGTCAAGACGTCGTCGTCTCAGGAGAACGAAGCGAGCGCCGTGGCGGCGACGGTCAAGTACGACgatgaggaagaggaggaggacgtGTGCCGGATCTGTAGAAACACGGGCGACGCCGATAACCCGCTGCGGTACCCGTGCGCTTGTAGCGGAAGCATCAAGTTTGTGCACCAGGATTGCCTCCTGCAGTGGCTTAATCACAGCAATGCTCGCCAATGCGAG GTTTGCAAGCATGCATTTTCCTTCTCTCCTGTATATGCTGAGAATGCCCCTGCAAGGCTTCCTTTTCAAGAGTTTGTAGTTGGGATGGCAATGAAAACTTGCCATGTTCTGCAATTCCTTCTGCGGCTTAGTTTTGTGCTTTCTGTTTGGCTTCTCATTATTCCTTTTATCACATTTTGGATATGGCGGTTGGCTCTTGTGAGGAGTTTTGGTGAAGCCCAGAGATTATTCCTTAGTCATTTATCCACTACAGTCATCCTTACCGATTGTCTGCATGGGTTCCTACTTTCTGCTAGCattgtgtttatttttcttgGGGCCACTTCTCTGAGGGATTACTTCAGGCATTTACGTGAGCTTGGAGGACAGGATGCTGACAGAGAAGATGAAGGGGAAGGAAATGGTGCCCGTGCTGCAAGGAGAGCTCCTGGACAAGCTAACAGGAACTTTGTTGGTGATGTGAATGGGGAAGATGCTGGAGCACATGGGATTGCTGGAGCAGGTCAAATGATTAGGAGGAATGCAGAAAATGTTGCTGCTCGGTGGGAGATGCAGGCAGCTCGTCTTGAAGCTCATGTGGAGCAGATGTTTGATGGTCTGGATGATGCTGATGGCGCCGAGGATGTACCGTTTGATGAGCTTGTGGGCATGCAGGGACCTGTATTTCATTTAGTTGAAAATGCGTTCACT GTTCTGGCCAGCaatatgatattccttggtgtagtAATCTTTGTGCCTTTCTCAATAGGTCGGATTATACTCTATCATTTGTTTTGGATTTTGTCCACTGCTACTGGTCCAGTATTGTCAACAGTCATGCCACTTACAGAATCAGCCCTTTCCTTAGCAAATGTAACATTGAAGAATGCAGTAACAGCTGTAACGAATGTATCATCTGAAAGCCAACAAAGTGGTATGGTAGGACAGGTTGAAGAGATCCTGAAAGCAAACATGAGTGGACTAAATGAGGTTTCAAACAATGTAAGCTCGCCACTATCAGCAGACTTCTTGAAAGGGGCAACACTTGGGACATCAAGGCTGTCTGATGTGACAACTCTTGCTGTTGGATACATGTTTGTGTTCTCCCTAGTGTTCTTCTACCTGGGCATTGTTGCTTTGATTCAGTACACTAGGGGTGAATCATTGACTATGGGAAGGTTCTATGGTATTGCTTCTATGGCAGAGACAATTTCATCTCTCTTCAGGCAGTTCCTGGCAGCAATGAGGCATTTGATGACTATGATTAAGGTTGCTTTTCTTCTAGTCCTTGAACTGGGGGTATTTCCCTTGATGTGTGGATGGTGGCTAGATGTTTGTACTATAAGGATGTTCGGGAAGTCCATGTCTCACAGGGTTCAATTCTTCTCAGCTTCTCCCTTAGCCAGTTCATTGGTCCATTGGGTGGTTGGAATTATATACATGCTACAAATAAGCATATTTGTCAGTCTTCTTCGAGGG GTCCTGCGTAATGGAGTTCTTTATTTCCTTAGAGATCCAGCTGATCCTAACTATAATCCATTCCGTGATCTTATTGACGATCCGGTGCACAAACATGCTCGCAGGGTCCTCTTATCTGTTGTGGTGTATGGGAGTTTAATTGTGATGCTGGTGTTTTTACCGGTTAAACTAGCTATGCGGATGGCACCTTCCATTTTCCCTCTTGACATCTT GGTGTCCgacccatttagtgaaattcctgcAGACATGCTTCTTTTTCAAATATGCATTCCATTCGCCACTGAGCATTTCAAATTACGGACAACGATTAAATCCCTCCTCTGTTATTGGTTTACAACAGTTGGCTGGGCTCTTGGTTTAACTGATTTCTTACTGCCCAGATCTGAGGACAATGGTGCACAGGAAAATGGAAATGCAGAGCCAGGAAGACAGGATAGAGTACAGGTTCAACTGGGGGTACAGGATCAGGCTTTGGTGGCACTTCCAGGTGCTGATGATCCAAATGGAGTTATTCTTGCATCAGGAGACTCAAATGTCGCAGAAGAGTATGATACGGATGAACAATCTGATTCTGA CTTTGTGCTTCGCATTGTACTTTTGTTGGTGGTGGCTTGGATGACGTTACTTGTCTTCAACTCTGCCTTGATAGTCGTACCAACCTCACTTGGAAGGGCAATTTTCAATGTCATTCCTTTTCTccctataacacatggaatcAAGTGCAATG ATTTGTATGCTTTCATCATTGGAAGCTACATAATATGGACTGCTGTAGCCGGAATTAGATATTCCATCGAGCATATTAGAACCAAAAGGGTTGCAGTTCTGTTGGGCCAGATCTTCAAGTGGTGTGCCATTGTTGTCAAGAGTTCTGTGCTTTTGTCAATATGG ATTTTTGTCATTCCAGTATTGATTGGGCTGCTTTTTGAGCTTTTGGTGATCGTTCCAATGCGTGTGCCTGTTGATGAGAGCCCGGTATTCCTGCTTTACCAGGACTGGGCTTTAGGCCTTATTTTTCTCAAGATATGGACCAGACTG GTTATGTTGGATCACATGATGCCACTGATGGATGAAACCTGGCGAGTAAAGTTTGAAAGGGTGAGGGAAGACGGGTTCTCCAGGCTGCAAGGTCTTTGGGTGCTTCGTGAAATCGTATTCCCAATCATTATGAAGTTGTTGACTGCCCTGTGCGTGCCTTATGTACTTGCCAGAGGGCTATTTCCTGTTCTCGGTTACCCATTAGTGGTGAACTCAGCAGTTTATCGGTTTGCCTGGCTGGGATGCCTTTGCTTTAGCCTGTTGTGCTTTTGCGCCAGGAGATTCCATGTCTGGTTCACAAACCTTCACAACTCAATACGTGATGACCGGTACCTAATTGGTCGAAGGCTTCATAACTTTGGGGAAGCCGTCGAAGAGAAGCAAAACGAAGCAGGGACATCCTCGGAAGTGCAGGACTCTAACTACGAGACCAACGGGTTAATCCGATACGACCGAGAAGTTGATATAGGACTCCGACTAAGGCGTGTTAACCAAGTCGATGACTAA
- the LOC126584692 gene encoding probable E3 ubiquitin ligase SUD1 isoform X1: MEITPSPPPSADRDVPTDTVKTSSSQENEASAVAATVKYDDEEEEEDVCRICRNTGDADNPLRYPCACSGSIKFVHQDCLLQWLNHSNARQCEVCKHAFSFSPVYAENAPARLPFQEFVVGMAMKTCHVLQFLLRLSFVLSVWLLIIPFITFWIWRLALVRSFGEAQRLFLSHLSTTVILTDCLHGFLLSASIVFIFLGATSLRDYFRHLRELGGQDADREDEGEGNGARAARRAPGQANRNFVGDVNGEDAGAHGIAGAGQMIRRNAENVAARWEMQAARLEAHVEQMFDGLDDADGAEDVPFDELVGMQGPVFHLVENAFTVLASNMIFLGVVIFVPFSIGRIILYHLFWILSTATGPVLSTVMPLTESALSLANVTLKNAVTAVTNVSSESQQSGMVGQVEEILKANMSGLNEVSNNVSSPLSADFLKGATLGTSRLSDVTTLAVGYMFVFSLVFFYLGIVALIQYTRGESLTMGRFYGIASMAETISSLFRQFLAAMRHLMTMIKVAFLLVLELGVFPLMCGWWLDVCTIRMFGKSMSHRVQFFSASPLASSLVHWVVGIIYMLQISIFVSLLRGVLRNGVLYFLRDPADPNYNPFRDLIDDPVHKHARRVLLSVVVYGSLIVMLVFLPVKLAMRMAPSIFPLDILVSDPFSEIPADMLLFQICIPFATEHFKLRTTIKSLLCYWFTTVGWALGLTDFLLPRSEDNGAQENGNAEPGRQDRVQVQLGVQDQALVALPGADDPNGVILASGDSNVAEEYDTDEQSDSERYSFVLRIVLLLVVAWMTLLVFNSALIVVPTSLGRAIFNVIPFLPITHGIKCNDLYAFIIGSYIIWTAVAGIRYSIEHIRTKRVAVLLGQIFKWCAIVVKSSVLLSIWIFVIPVLIGLLFELLVIVPMRVPVDESPVFLLYQDWALGLIFLKIWTRLVMLDHMMPLMDETWRVKFERVREDGFSRLQGLWVLREIVFPIIMKLLTALCVPYVLARGLFPVLGYPLVVNSAVYRFAWLGCLCFSLLCFCARRFHVWFTNLHNSIRDDRYLIGRRLHNFGEAVEEKQNEAGTSSEVQDSNYETNGLIRYDREVDIGLRLRRVNQVDD; the protein is encoded by the exons ATGGAGATCACCCCGTCCCCGCCGCCGTCCGCTGACCGGGACGTCCCAACCGACACCGTCAAGACGTCGTCGTCTCAGGAGAACGAAGCGAGCGCCGTGGCGGCGACGGTCAAGTACGACgatgaggaagaggaggaggacgtGTGCCGGATCTGTAGAAACACGGGCGACGCCGATAACCCGCTGCGGTACCCGTGCGCTTGTAGCGGAAGCATCAAGTTTGTGCACCAGGATTGCCTCCTGCAGTGGCTTAATCACAGCAATGCTCGCCAATGCGAG GTTTGCAAGCATGCATTTTCCTTCTCTCCTGTATATGCTGAGAATGCCCCTGCAAGGCTTCCTTTTCAAGAGTTTGTAGTTGGGATGGCAATGAAAACTTGCCATGTTCTGCAATTCCTTCTGCGGCTTAGTTTTGTGCTTTCTGTTTGGCTTCTCATTATTCCTTTTATCACATTTTGGATATGGCGGTTGGCTCTTGTGAGGAGTTTTGGTGAAGCCCAGAGATTATTCCTTAGTCATTTATCCACTACAGTCATCCTTACCGATTGTCTGCATGGGTTCCTACTTTCTGCTAGCattgtgtttatttttcttgGGGCCACTTCTCTGAGGGATTACTTCAGGCATTTACGTGAGCTTGGAGGACAGGATGCTGACAGAGAAGATGAAGGGGAAGGAAATGGTGCCCGTGCTGCAAGGAGAGCTCCTGGACAAGCTAACAGGAACTTTGTTGGTGATGTGAATGGGGAAGATGCTGGAGCACATGGGATTGCTGGAGCAGGTCAAATGATTAGGAGGAATGCAGAAAATGTTGCTGCTCGGTGGGAGATGCAGGCAGCTCGTCTTGAAGCTCATGTGGAGCAGATGTTTGATGGTCTGGATGATGCTGATGGCGCCGAGGATGTACCGTTTGATGAGCTTGTGGGCATGCAGGGACCTGTATTTCATTTAGTTGAAAATGCGTTCACT GTTCTGGCCAGCaatatgatattccttggtgtagtAATCTTTGTGCCTTTCTCAATAGGTCGGATTATACTCTATCATTTGTTTTGGATTTTGTCCACTGCTACTGGTCCAGTATTGTCAACAGTCATGCCACTTACAGAATCAGCCCTTTCCTTAGCAAATGTAACATTGAAGAATGCAGTAACAGCTGTAACGAATGTATCATCTGAAAGCCAACAAAGTGGTATGGTAGGACAGGTTGAAGAGATCCTGAAAGCAAACATGAGTGGACTAAATGAGGTTTCAAACAATGTAAGCTCGCCACTATCAGCAGACTTCTTGAAAGGGGCAACACTTGGGACATCAAGGCTGTCTGATGTGACAACTCTTGCTGTTGGATACATGTTTGTGTTCTCCCTAGTGTTCTTCTACCTGGGCATTGTTGCTTTGATTCAGTACACTAGGGGTGAATCATTGACTATGGGAAGGTTCTATGGTATTGCTTCTATGGCAGAGACAATTTCATCTCTCTTCAGGCAGTTCCTGGCAGCAATGAGGCATTTGATGACTATGATTAAGGTTGCTTTTCTTCTAGTCCTTGAACTGGGGGTATTTCCCTTGATGTGTGGATGGTGGCTAGATGTTTGTACTATAAGGATGTTCGGGAAGTCCATGTCTCACAGGGTTCAATTCTTCTCAGCTTCTCCCTTAGCCAGTTCATTGGTCCATTGGGTGGTTGGAATTATATACATGCTACAAATAAGCATATTTGTCAGTCTTCTTCGAGGG GTCCTGCGTAATGGAGTTCTTTATTTCCTTAGAGATCCAGCTGATCCTAACTATAATCCATTCCGTGATCTTATTGACGATCCGGTGCACAAACATGCTCGCAGGGTCCTCTTATCTGTTGTGGTGTATGGGAGTTTAATTGTGATGCTGGTGTTTTTACCGGTTAAACTAGCTATGCGGATGGCACCTTCCATTTTCCCTCTTGACATCTT GGTGTCCgacccatttagtgaaattcctgcAGACATGCTTCTTTTTCAAATATGCATTCCATTCGCCACTGAGCATTTCAAATTACGGACAACGATTAAATCCCTCCTCTGTTATTGGTTTACAACAGTTGGCTGGGCTCTTGGTTTAACTGATTTCTTACTGCCCAGATCTGAGGACAATGGTGCACAGGAAAATGGAAATGCAGAGCCAGGAAGACAGGATAGAGTACAGGTTCAACTGGGGGTACAGGATCAGGCTTTGGTGGCACTTCCAGGTGCTGATGATCCAAATGGAGTTATTCTTGCATCAGGAGACTCAAATGTCGCAGAAGAGTATGATACGGATGAACAATCTGATTCTGA AAGGTACAGCTTTGTGCTTCGCATTGTACTTTTGTTGGTGGTGGCTTGGATGACGTTACTTGTCTTCAACTCTGCCTTGATAGTCGTACCAACCTCACTTGGAAGGGCAATTTTCAATGTCATTCCTTTTCTccctataacacatggaatcAAGTGCAATG ATTTGTATGCTTTCATCATTGGAAGCTACATAATATGGACTGCTGTAGCCGGAATTAGATATTCCATCGAGCATATTAGAACCAAAAGGGTTGCAGTTCTGTTGGGCCAGATCTTCAAGTGGTGTGCCATTGTTGTCAAGAGTTCTGTGCTTTTGTCAATATGG ATTTTTGTCATTCCAGTATTGATTGGGCTGCTTTTTGAGCTTTTGGTGATCGTTCCAATGCGTGTGCCTGTTGATGAGAGCCCGGTATTCCTGCTTTACCAGGACTGGGCTTTAGGCCTTATTTTTCTCAAGATATGGACCAGACTG GTTATGTTGGATCACATGATGCCACTGATGGATGAAACCTGGCGAGTAAAGTTTGAAAGGGTGAGGGAAGACGGGTTCTCCAGGCTGCAAGGTCTTTGGGTGCTTCGTGAAATCGTATTCCCAATCATTATGAAGTTGTTGACTGCCCTGTGCGTGCCTTATGTACTTGCCAGAGGGCTATTTCCTGTTCTCGGTTACCCATTAGTGGTGAACTCAGCAGTTTATCGGTTTGCCTGGCTGGGATGCCTTTGCTTTAGCCTGTTGTGCTTTTGCGCCAGGAGATTCCATGTCTGGTTCACAAACCTTCACAACTCAATACGTGATGACCGGTACCTAATTGGTCGAAGGCTTCATAACTTTGGGGAAGCCGTCGAAGAGAAGCAAAACGAAGCAGGGACATCCTCGGAAGTGCAGGACTCTAACTACGAGACCAACGGGTTAATCCGATACGACCGAGAAGTTGATATAGGACTCCGACTAAGGCGTGTTAACCAAGTCGATGACTAA